One Frankia alni ACN14a DNA window includes the following coding sequences:
- a CDS encoding alpha/beta hydrolase family protein — protein MMRSVIWYAVTRRTAAPSARRPTALVVVLPALLALLGCLVGPAAPAMAGGGPPGSDQEPLAGAAAAAPADPAPAVTAAAVPDPDLPGPWKIGYRTVRIVNSSSPGRVLVTSLWYPARANTAGTSGSGSAPSGAPATAGTAGTTGTARADGLLGANGPTGANGPAGGSGAAAEPGVGGACPEVAAAGPAGLGGPGQPAFYPLAGNVGLPSASAVTDAAPAPGPFPLVVFSHGSVGSRTQSAFLMEALASHGFLVAAPDHPGDTMADAAAGREERQLNLATDRPRDVSAVIDALTATSCPDAPRVRPDQIGIVGFSFGGFTAIVSSIANLPMPADVRIRASVGIAAATSPLPAASLAQVRVPTLLIGGTGDRTVPIPENNDRAFNLLIHSHPRMTVAITGAVHNSFTEICRQAGLLGAAGIPAPLGMQVALTSAATCWPPQVAPADAHRLANRYVVAFLSLHLRGDDGYARYLTTPDAGDARLATVRSSP, from the coding sequence ATGATGCGTAGCGTGATCTGGTACGCGGTGACGCGCCGGACCGCGGCACCGTCGGCGAGGCGCCCGACGGCCCTGGTCGTCGTTCTGCCGGCGCTGCTGGCCCTGCTGGGCTGCCTGGTGGGCCCGGCGGCTCCGGCCATGGCGGGCGGTGGGCCACCCGGCAGTGACCAGGAGCCGCTCGCCGGCGCCGCCGCCGCAGCTCCGGCCGACCCGGCGCCGGCCGTCACCGCCGCTGCCGTGCCCGACCCGGACCTGCCCGGGCCCTGGAAGATCGGCTACCGCACGGTGCGGATCGTCAACTCCAGCAGCCCGGGCCGTGTGCTCGTGACCTCGCTGTGGTATCCGGCCCGCGCGAACACGGCTGGCACCTCCGGCTCCGGCTCGGCTCCTTCCGGGGCGCCCGCGACGGCCGGGACGGCGGGGACAACCGGCACGGCGAGGGCTGACGGCCTGCTTGGGGCGAACGGCCCGACTGGGGCGAACGGCCCGGCCGGGGGGTCGGGCGCGGCGGCCGAACCCGGTGTCGGTGGCGCCTGCCCCGAGGTCGCGGCCGCGGGGCCCGCGGGCCTCGGTGGGCCCGGACAGCCGGCGTTCTACCCGTTGGCAGGAAACGTCGGGCTCCCCTCGGCGAGCGCCGTGACCGACGCCGCCCCGGCTCCGGGCCCGTTCCCCCTCGTCGTGTTCTCCCACGGCAGTGTCGGCAGCCGAACGCAGTCCGCCTTCCTGATGGAGGCGCTGGCCAGTCACGGCTTCCTCGTCGCCGCCCCCGATCATCCCGGCGACACGATGGCCGACGCCGCGGCCGGGCGGGAGGAGCGCCAGCTCAACCTGGCCACGGACCGGCCCCGCGACGTCTCCGCGGTCATCGACGCGCTGACCGCCACGTCCTGCCCGGACGCCCCGCGGGTCCGTCCCGACCAGATCGGCATCGTCGGGTTCTCCTTCGGCGGCTTCACCGCGATCGTGTCGAGCATCGCCAACCTGCCCATGCCGGCGGACGTGCGCATCCGGGCGTCGGTGGGGATCGCGGCGGCGACCTCCCCGCTGCCCGCGGCGTCACTCGCCCAGGTGCGGGTGCCGACGCTGCTCATCGGCGGCACCGGGGACAGGACGGTGCCGATTCCCGAGAACAACGACCGGGCGTTCAACCTCCTGATCCACTCCCACCCGCGGATGACCGTCGCCATCACCGGCGCCGTGCACAACTCGTTCACCGAGATCTGCCGGCAGGCCGGGCTGCTCGGCGCCGCCGGGATCCCCGCCCCGCTGGGCATGCAGGTCGCGCTGACCTCCGCGGCCACCTGCTGGCCGCCGCAGG
- a CDS encoding (2Fe-2S)-binding protein, whose protein sequence is MLVCSCFAVSDRTLRTVIAAGARDVDEIGARCDAGTGCGGCVEEIEDLLDAVAPRCARLIARAS, encoded by the coding sequence GTGCTCGTCTGTTCTTGCTTCGCGGTGTCCGACCGGACGCTGCGCACAGTGATCGCCGCCGGTGCTCGCGACGTGGACGAGATCGGCGCGCGCTGCGACGCCGGCACGGGCTGCGGCGGCTGCGTCGAGGAGATCGAGGACCTGCTGGACGCCGTCGCCCCCCGCTGCGCCCGTCTGATCGCCAGGGCGAGCTAG
- a CDS encoding family 1 encapsulin nanocompartment shell protein yields the protein MNHLLRGHAPLTDAAWKAVDDEAKARLTTNLAARKVVDFAGPHGWEYSATALGRVAALSAPPAAGVQARVRQVQPVIELRVGFTLDRAELADADRGADDLDLAPLEEAVRRIAVTENSVVFHGYQEAGLVGITQASSHPQLTLEAGTDTYPRTVAKAVALLRRAGIAGPYALALEPDSYTAVIETAEHGGYLLLTHLQHILDGPVVQAPGVTGAVVLSLRGGDFVLESGQDLSIGYASHTADTVDLYLEESFTFRVTEPDAAVALVPAAGGGA from the coding sequence GTGAATCATCTGCTGCGCGGCCACGCCCCGCTGACGGACGCTGCCTGGAAGGCGGTGGACGACGAGGCGAAGGCCCGCCTCACGACGAACCTGGCCGCCCGCAAGGTGGTGGACTTCGCCGGGCCGCACGGCTGGGAGTACTCCGCCACCGCACTGGGCCGGGTGGCGGCCCTGTCCGCGCCGCCGGCCGCCGGGGTGCAGGCCCGGGTCCGGCAGGTGCAGCCGGTCATCGAGCTGCGCGTCGGCTTCACCCTCGATCGCGCCGAGCTCGCCGACGCCGACCGCGGCGCCGACGACCTCGACCTCGCGCCGCTGGAGGAGGCTGTCCGCCGCATCGCCGTCACCGAGAACTCGGTCGTCTTCCACGGCTACCAGGAGGCCGGCCTGGTCGGCATCACCCAGGCGTCGTCGCATCCCCAGCTCACGCTGGAGGCGGGGACCGACACCTACCCGCGCACCGTGGCCAAGGCCGTCGCCCTGCTGCGTCGCGCCGGCATCGCCGGTCCGTACGCGCTCGCCCTCGAGCCGGACAGCTACACCGCGGTGATCGAGACCGCCGAGCACGGTGGCTACCTGCTGCTGACCCACCTCCAGCACATCCTCGACGGGCCCGTCGTGCAGGCCCCCGGGGTCACCGGCGCGGTCGTGCTCAGCCTGCGTGGCGGCGACTTCGTGCTCGAGTCGGGCCAGGATCTCTCGATCGGGTACGCGTCGCACACGGCGGACACCGTCGACCTGTACCTGGAGGAGAGCTTCACCTTCCGGGTCACCGAGCCCGACGCGGCCGTCGCGCTCGTGCCGGCCGCCGGCGGCGGCGCGTAA
- a CDS encoding encapsulin-associated ferritin-like protein, with translation MGDSSMGLHEQPDKLSAQTVDRHRAIVSLMEELEAVDWYDQRVDAATDPELAQVLAHNRDEEKEHAAMTLEWLRRHDPVLDTQLRTYLFTSGPVTEVEEETMDRGGSGDPDAVTERQAAGPGDGSLGIGSLKGVGE, from the coding sequence ATGGGCGACTCAAGCATGGGGCTGCACGAGCAGCCCGACAAGCTCTCCGCGCAGACGGTCGACCGGCACCGGGCGATCGTCTCGCTGATGGAGGAGCTGGAGGCGGTCGACTGGTACGACCAGCGGGTCGACGCCGCGACGGACCCGGAACTGGCCCAGGTGCTGGCGCACAACCGGGACGAGGAGAAGGAACACGCGGCGATGACGCTGGAATGGCTGCGTCGCCACGACCCCGTGCTGGACACCCAGCTACGGACCTACCTGTTCACCTCCGGGCCGGTGACCGAGGTCGAGGAGGAGACCATGGACCGGGGCGGCTCCGGCGACCCGGACGCGGTGACGGAGCGGCAGGCGGCGGGGCCCGGTGACGGCTCCCTCGGAATCGGCAGTCTGAAAGGTGTAGGCGAGTGA
- a CDS encoding OmpA family protein: protein MSPSLAARLHRPRPVAFVVSLVLAWLLLALIAFALRRGPIQDDLGARATAAVRAAGGVHAQVRIEGREAIVTGRFPNAAAAEQARASAAVSGTTSARLGDDVLIATQPPRPLVLAVAGRGLSVTATVPDEASRAALLAAVADAAGGTVHGQVLVDPAVAEPPVEAVSALAVALHAVAGEHSATVSGSTVALTGGAPDEAARRRLGAAALAATAAVVPGATLADHLVVARAAGPAAAGPAAAGSAAAGSGAAVTPDRVAAARRQSGSLAALRAALDGPAVTFPVSGARLSPSAQARLDSVAAVLRGGDLAVLVGGYTDTSGPSALNQALSLNRAQAAADYLTSRGVPADLVRAAGFGSREPVAGNGTPQGRAANRRIEIIPLPSR from the coding sequence ATGTCCCCGTCCCTGGCCGCGCGGCTGCACCGTCCTCGCCCGGTCGCGTTCGTCGTGTCGCTGGTGCTGGCCTGGCTGCTGCTCGCCCTGATCGCCTTCGCGCTGCGTCGCGGGCCCATCCAGGACGACCTGGGCGCCCGGGCGACGGCGGCCGTCCGGGCGGCCGGCGGCGTGCACGCCCAGGTGCGCATCGAGGGGCGGGAGGCGATCGTCACCGGGCGCTTCCCCAACGCGGCGGCCGCGGAGCAGGCGCGAGCCTCGGCCGCGGTCTCCGGGACCACGTCGGCCCGCCTCGGCGACGACGTGCTCATCGCCACCCAGCCGCCGAGGCCGCTGGTGCTCGCCGTCGCAGGACGGGGCCTGTCGGTCACCGCGACCGTGCCCGACGAGGCGAGCCGCGCAGCCCTGCTGGCCGCCGTCGCCGACGCCGCCGGCGGCACGGTGCACGGCCAGGTGCTCGTCGACCCGGCGGTCGCCGAACCGCCGGTCGAGGCCGTCTCCGCCCTCGCCGTCGCGCTACACGCAGTGGCGGGGGAGCACTCCGCGACGGTGTCCGGCTCGACCGTCGCCCTCACCGGCGGCGCTCCCGACGAGGCCGCCCGCCGCCGGCTCGGCGCGGCGGCGCTGGCCGCGACCGCCGCGGTCGTCCCCGGCGCCACGCTGGCGGACCACCTGGTCGTCGCCCGGGCCGCCGGACCCGCAGCCGCCGGACCCGCAGCCGCGGGATCCGCAGCCGCCGGGTCCGGAGCCGCCGTCACGCCGGATCGCGTCGCGGCGGCGAGGCGGCAGTCGGGGTCCCTCGCGGCCCTGCGGGCGGCCCTCGACGGGCCTGCCGTCACCTTCCCGGTGTCCGGGGCGCGGTTGAGCCCGTCGGCGCAGGCCCGTCTGGACTCCGTCGCCGCCGTCCTGCGCGGGGGGGATCTCGCCGTCCTCGTCGGTGGCTACACCGACACCTCGGGGCCGTCGGCGTTGAACCAGGCGTTGTCGCTGAACCGGGCCCAGGCCGCCGCGGACTACCTGACCAGCCGGGGTGTCCCCGCCGACCTCGTGCGGGCCGCCGGGTTCGGCTCCCGCGAACCGGTCGCGGGCAACGGCACCCCGCAGGGCCGCGCCGCCAACCGCCGCATCGAGATCATCCCGTTGCCGTCGCGCTGA
- a CDS encoding phosphatase PAP2 family protein has product MRRLRNQTTGLPVWWVELLMLAILYYSYTGTRSVADASVGEAMRMGHDLLRFETFLHLDVELSLNRWLQSVPVLAVVCCYYYATLHFVVTPGMLVWTHRRHTRHYAQARWTLVATTLICLVGFFLFPTAPPRLLTGTSYTDTMSHFAGWGWWTGTASAAPNGLEGITNQYAALPSLHCAWSLWCGFLLVRFGRRTVTRILGVLYPAATFFVVMSTANHYLLDAVAGWMVLGVAAGSVALVFAWRRRVRATAVGAAPVPQRESPWPAGSASPAAVADAGGSGTAEPVTLAASTAAGAAHPRADPTSPAGAVPSVVVESSAGRGPSAGPESSAGRDLSAGRGLSAGRGLSAGRDLVTGRDPSADRDPSVGRDPAAGPGAAAGAASPLSPEPLEPPVEPTAAPPTPPAEPASSTRAAPVTGRQGPPSAAPVPPVPAPAAPEISLRSDRAVRPDGARAV; this is encoded by the coding sequence GTGAGGCGCTTGCGCAACCAGACCACCGGTCTGCCGGTCTGGTGGGTCGAGCTGCTGATGTTGGCCATCCTGTACTACTCGTACACCGGCACCCGGTCCGTCGCCGACGCATCGGTGGGCGAGGCGATGCGGATGGGCCACGATCTGCTGCGGTTCGAGACCTTCCTGCACCTCGACGTCGAGCTCAGCCTCAACCGGTGGTTGCAGAGCGTCCCGGTGCTGGCAGTCGTGTGTTGCTACTACTACGCGACGTTGCACTTCGTGGTCACGCCGGGAATGTTGGTGTGGACGCACCGCCGGCACACCCGGCACTATGCGCAGGCGCGCTGGACGCTCGTGGCGACCACGCTGATCTGCCTCGTCGGGTTCTTCCTGTTCCCGACGGCGCCGCCCCGCCTGCTCACCGGCACCTCGTACACCGACACCATGTCGCACTTCGCGGGCTGGGGCTGGTGGACCGGGACCGCCAGTGCCGCCCCGAACGGTCTGGAAGGCATCACCAACCAGTACGCGGCGCTGCCGTCGCTGCACTGCGCCTGGTCGTTGTGGTGCGGGTTCCTGCTCGTGCGCTTCGGGCGCCGGACGGTGACCAGGATCCTGGGGGTGCTCTACCCGGCGGCCACGTTCTTCGTCGTCATGTCGACCGCCAACCACTACCTGCTCGACGCGGTGGCCGGCTGGATGGTCCTCGGCGTCGCCGCCGGTTCCGTCGCGCTGGTGTTCGCCTGGCGGCGGCGGGTCCGGGCAACCGCGGTCGGCGCCGCACCGGTGCCGCAGCGGGAGTCGCCCTGGCCGGCCGGATCGGCGTCCCCGGCCGCCGTGGCGGACGCCGGTGGATCGGGCACGGCGGAGCCGGTCACGCTCGCCGCCTCGACGGCGGCTGGGGCGGCGCACCCCCGGGCGGATCCGACGTCGCCGGCTGGTGCGGTGCCGTCCGTCGTCGTCGAATCGTCGGCCGGTCGCGGTCCGTCGGCCGGTCCCGAATCGTCGGCCGGTCGTGACCTGTCGGCCGGTCGTGGTCTGTCGGCCGGTCGTGGTCTGTCGGCCGGTCGTGATCTGGTGACCGGTCGGGATCCGTCCGCCGATCGCGATCCGTCTGTCGGCCGCGATCCCGCCGCTGGTCCGGGCGCCGCCGCGGGCGCCGCGTCGCCCCTCTCACCCGAGCCGCTCGAACCGCCGGTGGAACCGACCGCGGCCCCGCCCACCCCGCCGGCGGAACCCGCCTCTTCGACACGGGCGGCGCCGGTCACCGGTCGGCAGGGCCCGCCGTCGGCGGCGCCCGTGCCCCCCGTGCCGGCCCCCGCCGCGCCCGAGATCTCCCTGCGGTCGGACCGGGCCGTCCGTCCGGACGGGGCGCGCGCGGTCTGA